Proteins co-encoded in one Anabaena sphaerica FACHB-251 genomic window:
- a CDS encoding carotenoid oxygenase family protein codes for MITTVVNPYLDGNFAPVRQEITTNTLKVIGELPPDLSGMFVRNGPNPQHQPIGQYHWFDGDGMLHGVEISSKKATYRNRYVRTRGWNIENEVGKAVWSGLLEPPQMDNPYGPGKNTANTALVWHAGQFLALWEGGTPHNIQLPELETTSEYTYNNKLTSPFTAHPKVDPVTGEMMFFGYSFAPPYLQYGVVSPQGEILRTVPIELPMGVMMHDFAITENYTIFMDLPLTFSPERMQRGEPMIMFESQRPSRFGIVPRHGDNSNIRWFESPSCYVFHTLNAYEAGDEIILIACRMSSTTVLESGSSTDPTANIPLLHRWRFNLSTGAVTEEMLDDVPAEFPRVNENLLGRKTQYGYAGKMANSPEPLFEGVIKYNFRDGKSQTHEFGQGRYGGEAVFAPRLNATAEDDGWLITFVHDQNLETSELVVINAQDVTSEPVARVIIPQRVPYGFHGAWVTAAQLKNSI; via the coding sequence ATGATAACAACCGTAGTAAATCCCTATTTAGATGGCAATTTTGCCCCAGTCCGCCAAGAAATCACCACAAACACCCTCAAAGTCATTGGTGAACTACCCCCCGACCTTTCCGGGATGTTTGTCCGCAATGGACCTAACCCCCAGCATCAACCCATCGGTCAGTATCACTGGTTTGATGGTGATGGAATGTTGCATGGTGTAGAAATTAGCAGCAAAAAAGCCACTTATCGCAACCGTTACGTCCGTACCAGAGGCTGGAACATCGAAAACGAAGTGGGTAAAGCTGTTTGGAGTGGACTTTTAGAACCACCGCAAATGGACAACCCCTATGGACCAGGTAAAAACACCGCCAATACTGCCCTAGTCTGGCACGCTGGACAATTTTTGGCATTGTGGGAAGGAGGTACGCCCCACAATATCCAACTTCCCGAATTAGAAACTACTAGTGAATACACTTACAACAATAAACTAACTTCCCCCTTTACTGCCCATCCGAAAGTAGACCCAGTTACCGGGGAAATGATGTTCTTTGGCTATTCGTTTGCACCCCCATACCTGCAATATGGCGTAGTTTCCCCCCAAGGTGAAATATTGCGGACAGTACCCATTGAACTACCAATGGGGGTAATGATGCACGATTTCGCCATTACCGAAAATTACACCATTTTTATGGATTTACCCCTCACATTCAGCCCAGAACGGATGCAAAGGGGAGAACCTATGATCATGTTTGAGAGTCAACGTCCCAGTCGTTTTGGTATTGTCCCCCGTCACGGAGACAACAGCAATATCCGCTGGTTTGAAAGTCCTTCCTGCTACGTCTTCCACACCCTTAACGCCTACGAAGCAGGAGACGAAATCATACTTATTGCTTGTCGCATGAGTTCTACCACTGTATTAGAGAGTGGGTCATCAACAGACCCCACAGCAAATATACCCCTATTACATCGTTGGCGGTTTAATCTCAGCACAGGTGCAGTCACAGAAGAAATGTTAGACGATGTACCAGCAGAATTTCCCCGCGTTAACGAAAACCTGCTGGGGAGAAAAACCCAATATGGCTACGCTGGCAAAATGGCCAATAGTCCTGAACCTTTATTTGAGGGGGTAATTAAGTATAATTTCCGTGATGGCAAATCCCAAACTCATGAATTTGGACAGGGACGCTATGGTGGTGAAGCCGTATTTGCACCTCGTCTAAATGCAACAGCAGAAGATGATGGCTGGTTGATCACTTTTGTTCATGATCAAAATTTAGAAACTTCCGAATTAGTAGTCATAAATGCTCAAGATGTTACCAGTGAACCAGTCGCACGAGTAATTATTCCCCAACGAGTACCTTATGGTTTCCACGGTGCTTGGGTAACAGCAGCGCAATTAAAGAATTCAATCTAA
- the era gene encoding GTPase Era, which produces MKVEPKVSISDNYSFSLSEEVRIPQAPPEFKSGFIGIIGRPNVGKSTLMNQLIGQKIAITSPIAQTTRNRLRGILTTEEAQLIFVDTPGIHKPHHQLGEVLVKNARIAIESVDVILFVVDGTAACGGGDRFIAELLSRSETPVILGINKIDEQPSDAQKLDDSYIQLAKEQQWQTVKFSAVTGVGLVELQELLIEHLETGPFYYPPDLVTDQPERFIMGELIREQILLLTREEVPHSVAIAIDLVEETPSITRVLATIHVERDSQKGILIGKGGTMLKAIGSAAREQIQKLIAGKVYLELFVKVQPKWRHSRVRLAELGYRVEE; this is translated from the coding sequence ATGAAGGTGGAGCCAAAGGTGAGTATTAGTGATAATTATAGCTTCTCGTTGTCAGAAGAAGTAAGAATTCCCCAAGCTCCTCCTGAATTTAAATCTGGTTTTATCGGCATTATTGGCCGTCCCAATGTCGGTAAATCTACTTTAATGAATCAATTAATAGGACAAAAAATTGCTATTACATCACCGATAGCGCAAACTACAAGAAATCGCTTACGGGGTATTTTAACTACAGAAGAAGCTCAGTTGATTTTTGTAGATACACCAGGAATTCATAAACCTCATCATCAATTGGGGGAAGTGCTGGTCAAAAATGCCCGAATTGCGATTGAGTCGGTAGATGTAATTTTGTTTGTGGTTGATGGAACAGCGGCTTGTGGTGGAGGCGATCGCTTTATTGCTGAGTTACTCAGTCGTAGTGAAACACCAGTGATTTTGGGCATTAATAAGATTGATGAACAACCATCAGATGCTCAAAAGTTAGATGATAGTTATATTCAGTTAGCTAAAGAACAGCAATGGCAAACTGTTAAATTTTCTGCCGTAACTGGGGTAGGATTAGTAGAACTGCAAGAATTATTAATTGAACATTTAGAAACAGGTCCGTTTTACTATCCACCAGATTTAGTCACTGATCAACCAGAACGGTTTATTATGGGGGAATTAATTCGGGAACAGATTTTGTTGTTAACCCGTGAAGAAGTACCTCATTCAGTAGCGATCGCCATTGATTTAGTAGAAGAAACCCCAAGCATTACCCGTGTACTCGCAACTATCCACGTGGAGAGAGATTCCCAAAAAGGGATTTTGATTGGTAAAGGTGGGACAATGCTCAAAGCTATTGGTAGTGCTGCGCGTGAACAAATCCAAAAACTAATTGCGGGTAAAGTTTATTTAGAATTATTTGTGAAAGTGCAACCAAAATGGCGACATTCACGAGTGAGATTAGCAGAGTTAGGATATCGAGTGGAAGAATAA
- a CDS encoding histidine phosphatase family protein has translation MSLTLYLLRHGETECSRNHAFCGAIDSELTAEGVEMAKAFAAAYCSTPWQAIFSSPMRRTMETAKPLCTTIGMQPELRDGLREINYGAWEGKTPEVISREYHDDYIRWSADPAWYAPNGGELAVTIASRAMRVVEEIKQLYSSGNVLVVTHKATIRIILCSLLGIDVGRFRYRWGCPVGSVSIIEFTEHGPMLQTLADRSHLDGRLRNLPGT, from the coding sequence ATGAGCCTAACTCTTTACCTACTCCGTCATGGAGAAACAGAATGCAGTCGAAATCACGCCTTTTGTGGGGCGATAGATTCAGAATTGACGGCTGAGGGTGTGGAAATGGCCAAGGCTTTTGCGGCTGCATACTGTTCTACCCCTTGGCAAGCGATTTTTTCTAGTCCTATGCGTCGAACTATGGAGACAGCAAAACCCTTGTGTACGACAATAGGAATGCAACCAGAATTGCGGGATGGTTTAAGGGAAATTAACTATGGTGCATGGGAAGGAAAAACCCCGGAGGTGATCAGCCGTGAATATCATGATGATTATATCCGCTGGTCTGCTGACCCGGCTTGGTATGCGCCCAATGGTGGAGAATTAGCAGTAACAATTGCTTCTCGTGCTATGCGGGTAGTTGAAGAAATTAAGCAGCTTTACAGCAGTGGTAATGTTTTAGTTGTCACCCATAAAGCAACTATCAGAATTATTCTTTGTAGTTTGTTAGGAATTGATGTCGGACGCTTTCGTTATCGTTGGGGCTGTCCAGTTGGTTCTGTGAGTATTATTGAATTTACTGAACATGGTCCAATGCTGCAAACTTTAGCAGACCGGAGTCATTTGGATGGGAGATTGCGAAATTTACCAGGAACATAG